A DNA window from Macadamia integrifolia cultivar HAES 741 chromosome 4, SCU_Mint_v3, whole genome shotgun sequence contains the following coding sequences:
- the LOC122076177 gene encoding flavonol synthase/flavanone 3-hydroxylase-like → MEVERVQSLAYGGVLKELPVQFVRPANERPENSKALEGVKVPVISMSQPDDVLVKEMSKACSEWGFFLLTDHGFPSSLIHQLQVVGEEFFNLPQEEREKYANDPSAGKFDGYGTKMTKNHDEKVEWLDYFFHHIWPTSKVNYAIWPQNPPAYREVNEEYAKEVLRVTDKVLELLSEGLGLEGKTMKSILGGDEMELEMKINMYPPCPQPELALGVEPHTDMSAITILVPNDVPGLQVWKDDHWVAVDYVPNSLLFHIGDQIEVISNGKYKSVLHRSVVNKERKRMSWAVFCCPPTESVIGPNLLLVNDENPAKFSTKTYGEYRYRKFNKLPQ, encoded by the exons ATGGAGGTGGAAAGGGTGCAATCTTTGGCATACGGAGGGGTATTGAAAGAGCTACCGGTGCAGTTTGTTCGTCCGGCGAACGAGAGGCCGGAGAACAGCAAAGCCCTTGAAGGAGTCAAGGTACCTGTTATCTCTATGTCACAACCTGATGATGTTCTTGTGAAAGAGATGTCAAAGGCATGTTCAGAGTggggtttctttcttctcactgACCATGGCTTTCCATCTTCACTCATTCATCAGCTACAAGTGGTTGGAGAAGAGTTCTTCAATTTGCcacaggaagagagagagaaatatgcCAATGATCCTTCTGCTGGGAAGTTTGATGGGTATGGAACAAAGATGACTAAGAACCATGATGAGAAGGTGGAGTGGCTTGATTATTTCTTCCATCATATATGGCCTACTTCTAAGGTCAACTATGCAATATGGCCCCAAAACCCTCCTGCTTATAG GGAAGTGAATGAGGAATACGCAAAGGAAGTGCTGAGAGTTACTGATAAGGTCTTGGAGTTGCTATCTGAGGGGCTTGGTTTGGAAGGGAAGACTATGAAATCTATTTTGGGGGGTGATGAGATGGAGCTAGAAATGAAGATAAACATGTATCCACCATGCCCACAACCTGAATTGGCATTGGGAGTGGAACCACACACAGACATGTCTGCAATCACCATACTTGTCCCCAACGATGTCCCTGGCCTGCAAGTATGGAAAGATGACCACTGGGTAGCCGTTGATTATGTGCCAAACTCTCTCCTTTTCCACATTGGAGACCAGATAGAG GTAATAAGCAATGGGAAGTACAAGAGTGTTCTTCATAGGAGTGTGGTGAACAAGGAGCGAAAGAGAATGTCCTGGGCTGTATTTTGCTGCCCTCCAACAGAATCTGTAATTGGACCCAATCTATTACTGGTGAATGATGAGAACCCTGCTAAGTTTTCAACTAAGACATACGGGGAGTATCGATACCGTAAATTCAATAAGCTGCCGCAGTGA